Sequence from the Fusarium oxysporum Fo47 chromosome VI, complete sequence genome:
CGCCGAGTGTCGGTCTCAAATGGATCTtccccgtcttcgtcatcctgGGAAAGTCGCGGTCGTTTCTGCCCTCTTTCTCGTCCCTTCCCGCCTTTGGTAGCTAAACGATAAGAACTTGCGGGGGGGAATGGGCTACCACCCAGGAGGTCGGCATTTGAATCCTCATGATAATCACGGGGAACTCCGGATCTGAAACCTGCAAGCTGTTGGTTGGAAGCGGGAACAGTACTGGTTGCTCGACTTCCACCACGCAAGGCTTGAATGGACTTTGGCCCGACAAATAGACTGGGCCTGGTGGGAGGTCAATATTAAGCTCTGTTACCAGGTAAGAATATTACTTACTCTGCCTCCTGACTTCCCACACGCACAATTGATTGTGACTCCGAACCATAATCGTTGCCTTGGCTGTAGGCAGCCTCCTGTTGACCATGTTGAGGAGGTTCAGTACCCGCCCTCACGCTCTCTTCGAACGCCAAAACATTGTATAAGCTCTCAAAGCACTTTAAGAGATCTTCCACCAAATTATGCAGGGGAAAGTGTTTCCTTAGCTGGGAGATCCCCCCATCCTCCTTGTTATCATCGATGATCTTCTTAATCTGAGCAATCCGTGCTGAGCAGAGATCATCAATATCGTGATCGACACCTTCAACACCGCCGAGGTCTCTGAAGTAACCCCCAGAAAAAAGTTCTGGATATGAAGGAAGCCCTCCTTCGCCCTTGTGTCCCGATCTGTCCAAATCCTTCAAAATCTCTTCGTCTTTGCAGAAATAAGAAACAAGAAGCTCCCGAAAGTCCTTTTCGTCCTTGCGATGAGAAAGATCTTCGACAAACAACCAGGTCCGGAGGTGCAAGGTGCTCTGAGGGTTTTGGAACATATTATTAGCTGGGGTAAAAAATGCAGGCAAAACCCGGTTGAGGCATTCAAGGAATGGAAAGATGGCCGATgcctcctcattctcaagCCCGTAAAGCTTGTCGTAAGCTGTCACAACATTGGTGCGTGCGATCTGAGTCACCCTAACGCTTTGGTTTTGAGTGGGAGTGTCATCCACAAAGTGCGCGAAATCAATGAATGGTGCCGTGCTAGACTGATCAAGTGCATCATATTCTCCTCTGATGGTGTGAAAAGCACGTCGCTTAATGGCCAAGATTCCATTGAAGACATCGTCAGCTTCATTTCCTTGGAAGCAATCAAACAGGCTATCGGCAGCTCTTGCTAAGTCTGGAATACTTAGCTCCAGGATCCTTTGCTGTGCTGTGGTGATTTCTAGACCAAGCTGAAGTTCTTCAATGGGGCTGTTGACATCCTCAGGTTCTTCGCCGGAGTTTTCTGGTTGCGCATAATCATACTCATCCCAGAATTCGGTTTCATCGTCAGGCTTTAGTGGATTCGACGGGATACTGATGTCGTCTCGAGCCTGAGGAGGTGGGTTACGGCGAGCGACCGGATCGTTCAGTAAAACCCTACCAGGTCCAGGTACGGGCTGgttaataatattctttgTTGGGCTTGTTGCACGCTGAACTGGGCCGTTTCTTCGGTTGCTACGTCTCGGTTCGCGATTTTCATTCTGAGCAGATGCACGCTTTGAGCGTCCTGCGGCACTTCGAGTATTCATTATTGCGTGAAGGCGTATAGGTATGTAAGTGCATGCGTGAGGTTGAGCCTAGCGCTAAGCGTGCTGTTGTGATGGTTAACCCTTCGCGTTATCAGCCAATAAGAGgctaaccctaaccctacGAAGGTTACACGAAGGCATCCAACGCGTCCCTGGGCCAAacttttggtgttttgagCTTTGACCACCCTCACAAAGAGCTACCCCGGACGCCAAATCACGGGAGATGTTAGCCTCCACTGTAGGCCTGCCTGTAAGGCAACCTTACCTGAGATGGTACATTTTTGCATGTAACTATATAATCTTCTGTTCTTCTATCCGTATTACAATTACACCGCAACTTATGATTTATCTGATAAATCTAAACTATAGGACGAAGAGAGGATACAAATCCACCGGACatggttttttttttttttttttagcaATGTCTTCCAAGTAGCTCTTTCACTCCTAAATTCTCGTTGGAGAATCATCATCCAGGGCTGTTCTGTCACCGATGTCGCCTCAAAATAGTTTTCCCAGTCAGTCTTATTACGCGGTCTTCTTGGCGGGTTTGTCGACGTGATCAAGTCCAAAGAAGCCCGTGAGATAGGCTGTTCGCGTGAGAAAAAGGAATAACTAAGATATAGGTCAGCGTCAACCATAAGGCTTGAGATGATATGGTAGCATATAATTCTATTCCTGGCTTACCGTCATTCCAACATTTCCCCAAGTCATGGCATTCCACTGGGGAGGGCTTAGCAATCTGTCCCGGCCTATCCCATAAGAGCTGAAGCCAACGTGACCAATATCTGCGAGCCAAAGAGCAACGAGATACGAGCGAACAACTCGATTTTCAGTCGTGGTTGACAGGATCGCGACCCCAATGAATGCTAGCAGCAAATATAAGTTCCCTAGCTGCCAGGCTATAATAATGCTATTGGGAGAAGCATCACCGTCGTTCTTCTGGGGAGATTGCTCTCCGATGAACCAAGCTGGATCAATGACGGCACCAGCAAAACCAGCAACTCTGTTTTTGATGTTAGCAGATGTGCCATTCACCAGTCGGGTGCAAGATCCTTGTTATGAAATCTTACAAAGAGATAGGCTCTATAATAGTGAATACTATTCGTGGGAAGGTGgggagagaagaagccatgattATGAATtaattgattgattgattgattgattgttgaACGGACCAGTAACATATGGCCAAGCAAAACTGAAGAAGTGAGGAGGGTACGTACACAAGATACCGAGTGCCTGTGTAATGAATGGGGTTTGATGTTCGTTTCTCCAGAATCAAGCTCCGGTTTCAGATGCCGCCATCCAATGAGAACAACATATCGAATGGCATTGAATCCCGGGGCTGCTCGGGATAGACCGGAGCGAGGCCGATATCGTTGACCGGTGAAGGATCTCCGGCAAATAACCGGCCAGTATTTCGAGCTTTTTTCCGTTTGACCAGTGCTTCCGGAGTCTAAAGTTGGTTGAGCCGTTAAAATCTAACAACCGAGAGCGACGAGACAAGTAGCTGGCCTTCTCTCCGACTGTTTAAAAACCTTTTTGTAATTGTGCAACATCTCCGGCCCCTTGCCCCCGAAGAATCCTCCTGCCACCTTCAGTCGAGCCAAGTCGATTCAATTGGCTTGCCCCAGCTTTCGGAATAGCGTTTCGCCAGCCAGCCATCTGTCCATCATGCTTCGAACCGTCACGGGACGCGCTGCCGCCTCGGGCCTTATGAAGTCAGCTCTGCCTCGGGTCTCCCAAGCAGCTGCGTCCACATGCTCGCTTGCCCCGCAACTGCGACTTCAGAACAAGACTCGGGTTGGTGGTCTTCAACTCTCCAGAGCTATTCACAGCACTTCAGTCAGAATGTCTCAGACACGAACAGAGAGCGATGCCTTTGGCGAGATCCAGGTCCCCGCCGACCGATACTGGGGAGCCCAGACGGAGCGATCTCTCGAGAACTTTCGCATCAACCAGCCCCAGGATCGCATGCCCCCACCCATTGTCAAGGCATTTGGTATCCTGAAGGGTGCTGCCGCCACTGTCAACATGCGATATGGCCTTGGTGAGTAGCAATTGAATTCGTATAGGGTTGTTTGGTGGTAAAATCTTGTTTTACACTGTTCCGCTTGTACCTTTTCGCGGGGTAGAACTTGTACACCAAACCGTCTAACCTCAACGGAGATGGACACTGCCTACTCTGAGTGCCGAAACGCTAATTGTTGCTTTCACAGACCCCAAGATTGGTGCTGCTATCCAGCAGGCCGCCAAGGAGGTTGCTGATGGCAAACTCCTCGATCACTTCCCTCTTGTCGTTTGGCAGACGGGCTCCGGCACTCAGTCCAACATGAACGCAAACGAGGTCATTTCCAACCGAGCCATCGAGATCCTCGGCGGAACTATGGGTAGCAAGAAGCCTGTCCACCCCAACGACCACGTTAACCGTAGCGCCTCTTCCAACGACACCTTCCCTACTGTTATGCACATTGCTGCCGTCCTTGACATCGAGGGCGAGCTCTTGCCTGCCCTCCACAGCCTCCGTGCTGCCCTGCAGAAGAAGgtcgatgagtttgaggccaagaagattATCAAGATCGGACGTACTCATCTCCAGGACGCTACGCCTCTAACTCTCGCCCAAGAGTTCTCTGGTTACGTTGCTCAACTCGACTTTGGCATCAAGCGTGTAGAGAGCTCTCTCCCTGATTTGCGTCTCCTCGCCCAAGGCGGCACCGCCGTTGGCACGGGCATCAACACTTTCCAGGGCTTCGCCGAGGCTATTGCTGAGGAGGTCACCAACATGACTGGCACCGAGTTCAAGACTGCCCCTAACAAGTTTGAGGCCCTGGCTGCCCATGACGCTATTGTCCAGGCCCACGGCTCTCTTAACACCCTTGCTGCCTCTCTGACCAAGATCGCTCAGGATATTCGATACCTCGGCAGTGGCCCTCGCTGTGGCCTTGGTGAGCTCAACCTGCCCGAAAACGAGCCTGGCAGCAGCATCATGCCTGGAAAAGTTAACCCCACGCAGTGTGAGGCTTTGACTATGGTCTGTGCCCAGGTTATGGGCAACCACGTTGCGACCACTATTGGTGGCATGAATGGCCAGTTCGAGCTTAACGTTTACAAACCTCTGGTCATCCGCAACCTCCTGCACAGCTCACGCCTTCTAACAGATGGCATGCGCTCTTTCGAGAAGAACCTAGTTGCTGGTCTCGCCGCTAACGAGGAGAAGATTGCTAGCATCATGAAGGAGTCGTAAGTTTCTATGCATCACAGACTCGAAATAAGTACTGACCAGATTTATAGGCTCATGCTTGTCACTTGCCTCAACCCCAAAATTGGTTACGACATGGCCAGCAAGGTCGCCAAGAATGCTCACAAGAAGGGTCTGACCCTCAAGCAGAGTGCTCTCGAGCTCCAGGCTCTGactgaggaggagtttgatACTCTTGTCAAGCCCGAGCTTATGGTTGGCCCCAGCCCCTACAAGGGATgaaaattactataaaacAAAATCGTGATGCCATGTATCAAAATTATAAAAGCGCTCATAGATCATTTAACCAGAGTCCCACTCCCGTTAGACGAATAACAACCTCAGATGTTATTCAAACGGTCAATGGGGGTTTAATTCAACCGAATAAAACATTGTAAAATATGAATAATGGAATTTGAACTACCCTCGAAAATGGCGTGTAAAAACTTCACCCTGTTCTATTTTATCCTTGCCTATCAGGATGTATTAGAGTCTCGAGGAGAAATCCTCGGATGTGAGAGAAATGCGGGACAGTGGTATGTGATGATACTTGTTAGGTTATGCTAACATTATATCCTTACAAGTCATGTACAGCTACTAGATTGGTTCACTTACTTATTCATGAGTAAGTAAATTACATACTGGTACTAGTATCGCTGCTTCTTAGGTATTGAATGCAGTATTTATGCTGGCATGTGAAAAAGCCCAACTAGTATCGACACGCAGTTCAATTGTGTTAAAAGGCGGATACCTGGACCGGGAAGCGCCGGCATTGTCCGCGGCCGGCTTGCTAGGTACCTGTGGTAGCTTCAGTGCGGTTGTGCCCCCTCCTGTTGAATTTGCCAATGACAAGCTTCAACATGTGGCGATTTCACGTGCTACTGCAACTGAGAGACATACAGCCCAAGTGAGACCATATCAAAGCGTTCACGGCCCCAACTCTTATGAACCAGCTCCCCAAACTCGTAGTCAACATGGTGTTCTGAGCTGTTGCCTCTTGCCAACGGCATATGCAGCTTCCCCTCCCCTCTTTATATTCTCCCCTTCCCTGCCTAATATCTCATTCAATCGTGTCTATTTGTTTCCTCCATCGACTTTAACTTATGCTCAATGTGCCAATCCACCTTTGAGAGCCCACGATGGCCACGATCGAGCCACGCTTAATCCATCTGCTCAACGAGCCGACGAGACCGCAACTCAACCATGCCGATCTTCCACCGCTTCATTCCCTTGCATTCCCTTCTGCCACAGATCGATCATTGGCCCCAATCGAGTCTGACACGAATCATCGTGGTGATAGACCACTTGCTGACACGCAGTCTGTTATTAACGCTGTTGATTTAATAAATTTGACCAACGATGATATTTCTTCTGAACCCCGCAAGGAAGGGAATGCTCAGGATGGAAAGATTGTACCGGCTTCTGGAGGATTTCCGCTGCGAGTAGCTTCAAGCGACTCGGATGCTATAGAACCAACCAATTCAATAAGTCGGTTATTAGACGACGGTcccgagcttcttgaagacGTATCGAACAAAAAGCGACAGCGCAGCCTTCATGTCAAAGATGATTTCATGCAGCTCCCACAACCACTGAAAAAGCAAAAAGCCGCCCAGCAAGCGCCAGTAATGCCACCGATCATCAACGGGCTTCACGAACCTCCACCTCACGCCGCTTTGTTTCCTCCTATATCGTCTGATTCGTTTGATAGCAAGGATGGCTCGCATATGAAGACAATGCCCGATTTTACGCAGCCTTCCGCCCAGTCGTCCACTCAAGCGTCTCAAGAGGCTGAATCGGTTTCGGTAGCCAGCAAAACGCGAAAGCGGACCAGCAAACCGAGACGGAAGTGGTCTGAAGAGGAGACAAACCATTTGTTATTGGGCGTCAATCGACATGGGGTCGGAAAGTGGACGAGCATACTTGAAGATGCCGACTTCAAGTTTAACGACCGGACAGCTGGGGATCTTAAGGATCGGTTCAGGACGTGCTGCCCCGAGGAGCTCCGCAAGTCCAACCGGTCGCTTGAACTAGACTCGCCTTCACGCTTCGACCGGGGGTCGAAGCAGAAGGGCAAGGCAGATGTGCACTTGGAAAGGATATTGATAGATGGAAATGGTGCATCAACAAAAGACACGGCCTCAGCGATGCAGCAAGAGGTTGACACTACTCCTAAACAGAAAAAAAGTCGAGCACATCgcaagaagatggaggatcTTGTGGAGCTCGGTATTCATGGACCCTTCAAGAAGTCTCATCGCCGCGAACGTCGACCTTTTACTGAACAAGATGACATGGAAATTCTTCAGGGTTTAGAGATCCATGGACCCGCTTGGACCAAGATTCAAAGGGACCCGCGCTTCCATCTTTCCAGTAGGCAACCAACAGACTTGAGAGATCGAGTACGCAACAAATATTCCAGTGTTTATCAACGAATAGAGAAAAGCAATCTTCAAGTCAGGGAGATGAGCCGAGGGAACGATGTTATGGAACCATCTGTGAGAATACCAGCTGGGAACTCATTTAAACCTCGGAAGGCTACAACATTAGAGCCACAAATGAACCAGTCGACTTCGCGCGAAGATCTTTCTCGATGGCCAGCTCAGCAAAGAATCGAGACTGGCGAAATTATGGGAGCAGGTCATGTATTCGAGTTCGGTGAAACTATGCCACCTCAATTCATGGGCGGTGAAATGGACATCTCGCGCTTATTACTTGACGATGCCAAGCTTTCGCCAGCGATTCCACGATTTGGTATTGAGGGCATCCCTGGTCTTTCTCCACCAGCAAATACCCCACAGAAAAGTCACAACAAAGAAGGAATGCAACACCCGAGTAGGTTATCAACAGTCGGGCCAGCATCTATAAGTCGCGGTGCTCTGCATTAACGTTATGAAAGTTAGGAGTCGGGAAATTGGTTTGCAATGTTATTGGGCGTATATAGATTGAGACTTGGAACTGGACGAACACACAGCACGCGCTGGTTATCGATCGCTTATTACTTGTATCTGATGGTATGTTTCGGCGCtggaaggaaagaaaaacacGGGTGCCTCACCGGCAAAGATGGGAATGTTTCAAAAGTTGTACATCGTCGATTCTGTAAGCCGCTCATGACATCCAAAAAGGATATCTTGTCATACTGACGCCGGCAAAGGTTtagttgaagatgacttCAGGGGCAAACATGCACGGGATACACCATGCATAATCTTAATGATAAGATAATTCAATAAAACCATTTGGTCAAAAGACCTATTTGAGGTTATCTCGATAGAACCCGACTTCAAATACTCCATTTAACGTAGATGACCCAGTCCAAGCTATCGATTAATTCCTCATGTCACGTGACGGCACCTCCGTGGATGGCGGAGGGATCGGAAGAAGATAAACGCCGAAGCCGACCTAGGGCAACAAAACAAACCCTAAGCGCACTACGAAAAAAAAAGTGCGCGATCAACACATCACTCGGTCCGTTCTCTGTGAAGTTGGTTCCCTCgtccatcctcctcatcaccgccGACAAACCAGCCAACCGACACAATGGCCCGCGGAATGTAAGTGGAATAACAAGAAGAACGCAGATACGATTACAAGGAATCGCGATTCGGACTTCTCTCCTGTTGTCCCGTTATGAGAACGAGGGTCTGACAGTCAATAGCAAGAAGCACCAGAAGCGCCTCAGCGCCCCCTCGCACTGGCTGCTTGACAAGCTGTCCGGCACCTACGCTCCCAAGCCTTCTGCCGGTCCTCACAAGCTCCGCGACTGCATGCCTCTGATCG
This genomic interval carries:
- a CDS encoding L-Aspartase-like protein: MLRTVTGRAAASGLMKSALPRVSQAAASTCSLAPQLRLQNKTRVGGLQLSRAIHSTSVRMSQTRTESDAFGEIQVPADRYWGAQTERSLENFRINQPQDRMPPPIVKAFGILKGAAATVNMRYGLDPKIGAAIQQAAKEVADGKLLDHFPLVVWQTGSGTQSNMNANEVISNRAIEILGGTMGSKKPVHPNDHVNRSASSNDTFPTVMHIAAVLDIEGELLPALHSLRAALQKKVDEFEAKKIIKIGRTHLQDATPLTLAQEFSGYVAQLDFGIKRVESSLPDLRLLAQGGTAVGTGINTFQGFAEAIAEEVTNMTGTEFKTAPNKFEALAAHDAIVQAHGSLNTLAASLTKIAQDIRYLGSGPRCGLGELNLPENEPGSSIMPGKVNPTQCEALTMVCAQVMGNHVATTIGGMNGQFELNVYKPLVIRNLLHSSRLLTDGMRSFEKNLVAGLAANEEKIASIMKESLMLVTCLNPKIGYDMASKVAKNAHKKGLTLKQSALELQALTEEEFDTLVKPELMVGPSPYKG